A stretch of the Polyangiaceae bacterium genome encodes the following:
- a CDS encoding class I SAM-dependent methyltransferase yields MSGGYQDYGWNDRSVQSTGYIYPVLRHMLRYDKSKRILDMGCGNGEIANLLIADGFDVMGVDASHTGVEIANRKNPGRFFVHDVSQDKLPAELGDKPFDIVVSTEVIEHLYAPRAYMRLVQKTLEAKRGDVILSTPYHGYLKNVAMALANKMDHHYTALWDGGHIKFWSRQTLTTLLEEFDFKVTDFRGAGRLPYLWKSMIVRARLQVR; encoded by the coding sequence ATGAGCGGCGGATATCAGGATTACGGGTGGAACGACAGGTCCGTGCAATCGACGGGATACATCTATCCGGTGCTGCGCCACATGTTGCGGTACGACAAGAGCAAACGAATTTTGGACATGGGTTGCGGCAATGGGGAAATAGCGAATCTTTTGATTGCCGATGGATTCGACGTGATGGGGGTGGATGCGTCGCATACGGGCGTCGAAATCGCAAATCGAAAAAACCCGGGCAGATTCTTCGTGCACGACGTATCCCAAGACAAATTGCCTGCCGAGCTCGGGGACAAACCTTTTGATATCGTCGTATCGACGGAGGTCATCGAGCATCTTTATGCGCCACGGGCTTACATGCGTTTGGTGCAAAAAACCTTGGAGGCGAAACGGGGCGACGTGATTCTGTCGACGCCATATCACGGGTATTTGAAGAATGTAGCGATGGCACTGGCGAACAAGATGGATCACCATTACACGGCGCTTTGGGATGGCGGGCACATCAAGTTTTGGTCGCGCCAGACGCTGACGACGTTGCTCGAAGAATTCGACTTCAAAGTGACCGATTTTCGCGGGGCGGGGCGCCTTCCCTATTTGTGGAAGAGCATGATCGTGCGGGCTCGTTTGCAGGTGCGGTAA
- a CDS encoding FAD-binding oxidoreductase, with the protein MIEPPFVERADVVVIGAGVIGASVAYHLARRRAGSILVVDREASPGLGSTGRATGGYRAQYSTEINIRLSLVAREALRRFSDETGVDPGYRPVGYLWIATTSEEFDDLARANALQKTCGLDEAILLNSKEVHEKNPFVHRRTIVGGAFCQTDGFIRPLDILRGYVEAAKRLGVKFLPDVTIAGFDRSVDGKIHTLLAHDGRVIQANAVVDAGGAWAQSIAKFADVDLPVVPLRRQVALTEPCNRLPDDMPLTIFMNDGFHLRVRDGRVMLLWPTPGRTGDPFCTDVDPDWLERIAEIAPERIPCLAGVRIDSARSWAGLYEMSPDKHAILGPAPGCQNLYLVNGSSGHGVMHAPALGKLLAEMIVDGKTSTLDTSALRPSRFVEGDLIEASDRL; encoded by the coding sequence GTGATCGAGCCGCCTTTCGTAGAACGTGCCGATGTCGTCGTCATCGGCGCGGGAGTCATCGGTGCAAGCGTCGCATACCACCTCGCTCGACGACGAGCTGGATCGATTTTGGTCGTCGACCGCGAAGCATCCCCGGGCCTCGGAAGTACGGGCCGCGCCACGGGTGGATATCGCGCACAATACAGCACCGAAATCAATATTCGGCTATCGCTCGTCGCTCGTGAAGCTTTGCGCCGTTTTTCCGATGAAACCGGTGTCGATCCCGGCTATCGACCCGTGGGATATTTGTGGATTGCTACGACTTCGGAGGAATTCGACGACTTGGCTCGTGCAAACGCTCTGCAAAAAACGTGCGGCCTCGACGAAGCGATCCTGCTGAATTCAAAAGAAGTACATGAGAAAAACCCGTTCGTTCACCGGCGTACTATCGTTGGAGGTGCGTTTTGCCAAACGGATGGATTCATCAGGCCGCTCGACATTTTGCGCGGATATGTCGAAGCAGCCAAACGGCTCGGCGTGAAATTTTTACCCGATGTGACCATTGCGGGATTCGATCGATCTGTGGACGGTAAAATTCACACCCTTCTCGCACATGACGGTCGCGTCATCCAAGCCAATGCCGTGGTCGATGCGGGCGGAGCGTGGGCGCAGAGCATTGCAAAATTCGCGGACGTCGACCTTCCCGTGGTGCCGCTCCGCAGGCAAGTGGCGCTCACGGAACCATGCAATCGATTGCCGGACGACATGCCGCTCACGATATTCATGAACGACGGGTTTCACCTGCGAGTGCGCGACGGGCGTGTGATGTTGCTGTGGCCCACGCCAGGACGAACAGGCGATCCATTTTGCACGGACGTCGATCCGGACTGGCTCGAACGAATTGCAGAAATCGCACCGGAGCGAATTCCTTGCCTGGCCGGCGTCCGTATCGATTCCGCGCGTTCATGGGCGGGTCTTTACGAAATGAGCCCCGACAAACATGCCATTTTAGGGCCGGCGCCTGGGTGTCAGAACTTGTACTTGGTCAATGGTTCGTCCGGGCACGGTGTCATGCATGCCCCAGCGCTCGGAAAGTTGCTTGCAGAAATGATCGTGGACGGGAAAACATCGACGCTCGACACGTCTGCGCTTCGTCCGAGCAGGTTTGTCGAGGGAGATTTGATCGAGGCTTCTGATAGACTTTAG
- a CDS encoding dipeptide epimerase — translation MVYSSHHIADVEIVPLSVPLCEPFVIATGRVDVTRAAQVKVTLVDERTGQTGWGLGEGAALWPVTNEDQPHVLEALGKACSRLPGERFGLPNIDGNAALDLQPLADLTALLDEAFPASPVARAAFETAVCDAWARLLGLPLRTLLGGIIGKSTRRLETDMTIPIAEPFRMAERARAWADQGFTHFKIKVGKDLDSDVAALHAIFDAVPKARFRIDANAGFSAAEAIALVRAIEAQKMIVECYEQPCAADDLEAMAHVTAALDIPIIADESVKSVADLERVVDARAANGVNLKLVKSGGPLGCLAIGRAAKARGMPLMIGGMVETRLGMTAAAHVAAALGGVEFVDLDTAWLLAADPYEGRGYLAEGPRYELPDEPGLGLNEAR, via the coding sequence ATGGTTTACTCGAGTCACCACATTGCCGACGTCGAAATTGTCCCTCTATCGGTGCCGCTGTGCGAGCCGTTCGTGATCGCGACGGGGCGTGTGGACGTGACGCGCGCCGCGCAAGTGAAGGTGACGCTCGTGGATGAGCGGACAGGACAAACTGGATGGGGCCTCGGAGAAGGCGCGGCGCTCTGGCCCGTGACGAACGAGGATCAGCCGCATGTTTTGGAGGCGCTCGGTAAAGCGTGCAGTCGTCTGCCCGGGGAGCGGTTCGGACTTCCAAACATCGATGGCAACGCTGCGCTCGATTTGCAGCCGCTTGCCGATTTGACGGCGCTGCTCGATGAGGCGTTCCCGGCGTCGCCGGTTGCTCGAGCGGCATTCGAAACGGCCGTGTGTGATGCGTGGGCGCGCCTCCTGGGTTTGCCTTTGCGAACGCTCTTGGGTGGAATCATTGGAAAATCGACGCGGAGGCTGGAAACCGACATGACGATTCCCATTGCCGAGCCATTCCGCATGGCCGAACGCGCTCGCGCTTGGGCCGATCAGGGTTTTACGCATTTCAAAATCAAAGTGGGGAAAGATTTGGATTCGGACGTGGCAGCGCTTCACGCGATATTCGATGCGGTGCCCAAGGCGCGATTTCGCATCGATGCCAATGCGGGGTTTTCCGCGGCCGAAGCCATCGCTCTCGTGCGGGCCATCGAGGCGCAGAAGATGATCGTCGAATGTTACGAGCAACCTTGTGCAGCCGATGATCTGGAAGCGATGGCTCATGTGACGGCAGCGCTCGACATACCCATCATTGCGGATGAATCGGTCAAGAGCGTGGCGGACCTCGAGCGCGTCGTCGATGCTCGGGCCGCCAATGGAGTGAACCTGAAGCTCGTAAAATCAGGCGGGCCGCTTGGGTGTCTAGCGATTGGTCGAGCCGCAAAAGCGCGAGGAATGCCGCTGATGATTGGCGGCATGGTGGAGACGCGTCTTGGGATGACCGCCGCGGCGCACGTTGCCGCGGCGCTGGGAGGTGTCGAATTCGTGGATTTGGATACTGCGTGGTTATTGGCGGCTGATCCTTACGAAGGGCGGGGGTATTTGGCGGAGGGACCGCGGTACGAATTGCCGGACGAACCGGGGCTTGGACTGAATGAGGCGAGATGA
- a CDS encoding lipopolysaccharide biosynthesis protein, translating into MSEAAVTPNESRAKTSGLADRVLASTIALSLGAVIHILGQIIVVPIGMATWQKERWGEWLSISALVMFLNLTDLGVQTHVVNKMNAHYARGKTDEMLHELHSALRIQGPLAIVVWTIGAVAFYFLPLQSWLGIRTATTLETYLTVIIFGAELLLNVPFGVVSSTYRAAQQLPRAAVIFTIKRVIEVVLLSVLMLCRAPFWAVAVGRVLMVLVLYSLVIRDLHRRFSWFSLRPLGGNARDGLAMLPSGALFLLAALADYLANQGNLMIIQGALGGIAVAQLATHRTIASMGKIVATQLASAIWPELTSLEALGDKERIIRLHRTAAKLVAFMAGIPLLAFFPMSAWVYQAWTMRELSLDAVILGIFILQTILWGVWYAGWTVLMATNRQGRLVWLLAINAFISMSLCVLLVPSMGIRGAAVSMLVADCVIAVWAIPRAACIALGDKPLGFVREVFLAIGLGLVAPALMSAGAYVVLPAGAARALVTPVVFLVMALPLLWISLLPEERALCLRMLDKIRHRLPFRRIAGKETSS; encoded by the coding sequence ATGTCGGAAGCTGCAGTCACCCCGAACGAATCTCGCGCAAAAACAAGCGGCCTTGCCGATCGCGTATTGGCGAGCACGATTGCCTTGTCGCTCGGCGCGGTCATTCACATTCTGGGACAAATCATCGTCGTGCCCATTGGCATGGCGACGTGGCAAAAAGAGCGCTGGGGGGAATGGCTGTCGATATCAGCGCTCGTGATGTTTTTGAATTTGACGGATTTGGGCGTTCAAACGCACGTCGTCAACAAAATGAACGCGCATTATGCGCGTGGCAAGACGGACGAGATGCTGCACGAGCTGCACAGCGCGCTGCGCATCCAAGGTCCTTTGGCGATCGTGGTGTGGACCATCGGTGCAGTGGCATTTTACTTTTTGCCCCTGCAATCGTGGCTTGGAATTCGCACGGCCACGACGCTCGAAACGTATCTCACGGTCATCATTTTTGGTGCCGAGCTGCTTTTGAACGTGCCATTCGGCGTGGTGAGCAGCACGTATCGTGCGGCGCAGCAGCTCCCTCGAGCGGCCGTGATTTTTACGATTAAACGCGTCATCGAAGTGGTTTTGCTTTCGGTATTGATGCTTTGCCGAGCGCCATTTTGGGCCGTGGCCGTGGGCCGCGTGCTTATGGTGCTGGTGCTCTACAGTCTGGTGATTCGCGATCTTCACCGGCGTTTTTCGTGGTTTTCCCTGCGCCCGCTCGGGGGCAATGCTCGAGACGGCCTGGCGATGCTTCCGTCGGGCGCGCTCTTTTTGCTGGCGGCTCTCGCGGATTACTTGGCAAACCAAGGGAATCTGATGATCATTCAAGGAGCGCTTGGTGGCATTGCCGTAGCGCAACTCGCCACGCATCGGACGATTGCGAGCATGGGGAAGATCGTGGCGACGCAGCTTGCATCGGCGATTTGGCCCGAGCTCACGTCGCTGGAGGCGCTTGGGGACAAAGAGCGCATCATTCGATTGCATCGGACCGCAGCGAAACTCGTGGCATTCATGGCGGGCATTCCGCTTTTGGCGTTTTTCCCGATGAGCGCTTGGGTGTACCAGGCGTGGACGATGCGCGAATTGTCGCTCGATGCGGTCATTCTAGGCATCTTCATTCTGCAAACGATCTTGTGGGGCGTTTGGTATGCGGGCTGGACGGTGCTGATGGCGACCAATCGCCAAGGGCGCCTCGTGTGGCTGCTTGCGATAAATGCGTTTATTTCCATGAGTTTATGTGTGCTTCTCGTGCCGTCGATGGGAATTCGAGGAGCCGCGGTTTCGATGCTCGTGGCGGATTGTGTGATTGCAGTGTGGGCGATTCCTCGAGCGGCATGCATTGCGCTCGGTGACAAACCGCTGGGGTTTGTCCGCGAAGTGTTTTTGGCGATCGGGCTGGGCCTCGTGGCCCCGGCGCTCATGAGTGCAGGCGCGTATGTGGTATTGCCTGCGGGTGCGGCGCGAGCGCTCGTGACGCCCGTCGTATTTTTGGTGATGGCCCTACCCCTTTTGTGGATTTCGCTTTTGCCTGAAGAGCGGGCGTTATGTTTGCGGATGCTCGACAAAATTCGGCACCGACTTCCCTTCCGTCGAATAGCGGGAAAGGAAACGAGCTCATGA
- a CDS encoding DEAD/DEAH box helicase: MERKSDTSAASKAAETDENFSSLGLSPATLAMIEQLGFERPTPIQAQTIPLLLEGRDVAAQAQTGTGKTAAYGLPLVELVDPEHMRVQALVLCPTRELAVQVSEAVYSFGKSQRIRVLPIYGGQPIDRQIRVLAAGTHIVAGTPGRILDHIRRETLDLSHVRTVILDEADEMLAMGFIEDIETILGKLPPERQTALFSATMPGPIARLSKRYLRNPQRIKTSSEAKNVPIIRQTFYQVAPAQKMDALFRVLDMETPGPTIIFCSTKRATEEVAENLRGRGCLADGLHGDLNQRDRDRVMRRFKEGRVELLVATDVAARGLDIETVTHVINYDIPTDVESYTHRIGRTGRAGREGDAITLVTPREIGQLRFIERSTKAQIQAMRLPTDADLAMRRREVMKKSLVEAIEAGGLEAYFAIAEDLVKEHGATPVVAAALKLMGAQDQGNAAEPTMAMAAPAASRPEGGMARLLLTMGRRDGLRPSDLVGCIANETGLPGREIGAIDIFEYESCVEVPEGRAEDVTRALLGTTLRGQKVRVERVSGAAVEKRRASDVPPARQTRPPPPKKPRRAPNARSRD, encoded by the coding sequence ATGGAGCGCAAGTCAGACACTTCGGCAGCATCGAAAGCCGCTGAGACCGACGAAAACTTTTCGTCGCTCGGTCTTTCCCCTGCCACGTTGGCGATGATCGAACAGCTTGGGTTCGAAAGACCGACCCCGATTCAGGCCCAAACGATTCCGCTGCTGCTGGAGGGCCGAGATGTTGCAGCTCAGGCTCAAACGGGAACGGGTAAAACGGCGGCGTATGGCTTGCCGCTCGTGGAACTGGTTGATCCCGAACACATGCGCGTGCAGGCGTTGGTCCTTTGTCCGACGCGAGAATTAGCCGTACAGGTTTCCGAGGCCGTTTATTCGTTTGGCAAATCGCAACGCATTCGAGTGCTCCCGATTTATGGAGGACAGCCGATCGATCGCCAAATTCGAGTGCTCGCGGCGGGGACGCACATCGTTGCAGGCACGCCGGGCCGCATTCTCGACCACATTCGACGCGAAACGCTCGATTTGTCGCACGTGCGCACCGTGATTCTCGACGAAGCGGATGAAATGTTGGCGATGGGGTTCATCGAGGACATCGAAACGATCTTGGGAAAACTTCCTCCCGAGCGACAAACTGCACTGTTTTCCGCGACGATGCCCGGCCCGATTGCGCGTTTGTCGAAGCGGTATTTGCGCAATCCGCAGCGTATCAAGACATCTTCGGAAGCGAAGAACGTGCCCATCATTCGGCAGACGTTTTACCAAGTCGCGCCGGCGCAAAAAATGGATGCGCTTTTCCGAGTGCTCGATATGGAGACGCCCGGCCCGACGATCATTTTTTGCAGCACGAAACGGGCAACGGAAGAGGTCGCCGAGAATTTGCGTGGGCGGGGGTGTTTGGCCGATGGTCTGCACGGGGACCTCAATCAGCGAGACCGTGATCGCGTCATGCGGCGTTTCAAAGAGGGCCGCGTCGAGCTGCTCGTGGCGACCGACGTCGCTGCGCGAGGGCTCGATATCGAAACCGTGACGCACGTCATCAATTACGATATTCCCACGGACGTCGAGTCCTATACGCATCGTATTGGACGAACCGGGCGTGCGGGGCGCGAGGGCGACGCGATTACGCTCGTAACGCCGCGAGAAATTGGGCAGCTTCGGTTCATCGAGCGATCCACGAAGGCGCAAATTCAGGCCATGCGCTTGCCGACGGACGCGGACTTGGCGATGCGCCGTCGGGAAGTCATGAAAAAATCGCTGGTGGAGGCGATTGAAGCAGGCGGGCTCGAAGCGTATTTCGCCATTGCCGAGGACCTCGTCAAAGAGCACGGTGCGACACCGGTCGTTGCGGCGGCGCTGAAGTTGATGGGGGCGCAAGACCAAGGCAATGCCGCCGAGCCTACCATGGCCATGGCTGCGCCAGCGGCGTCTCGACCCGAAGGAGGTATGGCGCGGCTGCTTCTCACCATGGGGCGGCGTGATGGCCTTCGGCCGAGCGACCTCGTTGGGTGCATTGCGAATGAAACGGGTTTGCCCGGGCGCGAAATCGGCGCGATCGATATTTTTGAATACGAATCCTGCGTCGAAGTTCCGGAAGGGCGTGCAGAGGATGTGACCCGGGCACTTTTGGGCACGACGCTGCGCGGGCAAAAGGTGCGGGTCGAACGAGTGAGCGGCGCGGCGGTGGAAAAGCGCCGCGCATCGGACGTTCCGCCTGCGAGGCAAACGCGGCCGCCGCCGCCCAAAAAGCCTCGCCGGGCACCGAATGCTCGTTCCCGGGACTAG
- a CDS encoding GNAT family N-acetyltransferase: protein MDATSSISARAATISDHGHYAAMLPELGVDDPILEPARWSAELMPGTLLFEENGVVVGYAWIVPMGDVAYVRHVVVAKNARGRGVGRFIMREIARRMRAAGCTDWVLNVKVDNVPAIRLYSSIGFEKEYDSASMRLAWDVVEHLPSEAGYSARLIERREDELVERAFNLLKNRIANVRLQNGWILMRLEDPMNPDDYGIGFTCFQPQFPGCFPFASPDQTSLACCSMQLARMPCQRSTTSTSSWKMMRVSNDSS from the coding sequence ATGGACGCAACTTCATCGATCTCGGCACGCGCAGCAACCATTTCGGACCACGGGCATTACGCGGCCATGCTCCCCGAGCTGGGCGTGGACGACCCTATTCTGGAACCTGCTCGCTGGTCCGCGGAATTGATGCCTGGGACGCTCCTTTTCGAGGAAAATGGAGTCGTCGTCGGATACGCTTGGATTGTCCCGATGGGCGACGTCGCTTATGTACGACACGTGGTCGTCGCGAAAAACGCTCGCGGACGAGGCGTAGGGCGTTTCATCATGCGCGAGATTGCCAGGCGCATGCGCGCTGCTGGTTGCACCGATTGGGTGCTCAACGTGAAAGTGGACAACGTCCCGGCAATACGACTTTATTCATCGATAGGATTCGAAAAGGAATATGATTCGGCGTCCATGCGGCTTGCGTGGGACGTCGTGGAGCACCTTCCCAGCGAGGCAGGGTATTCAGCACGCCTCATCGAAAGGCGGGAAGATGAACTCGTCGAGCGAGCCTTCAATTTGTTGAAAAATAGAATCGCAAATGTGCGCCTGCAAAATGGCTGGATCCTCATGCGCCTGGAAGATCCAATGAACCCCGACGACTACGGCATCGGATTCACTTGCTTTCAGCCGCAATTCCCAGGCTGTTTCCCATTCGCGTCGCCCGACCAGACCTCGCTCGCGTGCTGCTCGATGCAGCTCGCCCGCATGCCCTGCCAACGTTCGACTACATCAACATCTTCGTGGAAAATGATGCGGGTCTCAAACGACTCTTCGTAA
- a CDS encoding cation:proton antiporter, which translates to MGEIPLLDEIAIIAALGVLVTVILSRLRLPTVAGLLFSGALVGPFGFKLVHSIHSIEILAEIGVVLLLFTIGLEFSLSRLKSIFRQVALGGFIQVGLTTAVTAFVAYELGEPMGRCIFYGFVFTLSSTAIVLRALAERRELDAPHGRFIVGTLIFQDLCVVPMVLIVPMLGKAVSGGADSASLIGLALGKATAVVIITILVARLIVPRALGWVAASRSREVFLLAVLALCIGTAWLTAKAGLSLALGAFLGGMIVADTDYGHRAMGDMLPLRDAFVSLFFVSLGMLFDIRVVAEKPLLVALLLVGFFVAKGFLATLAAFAMRFPARVAWLAGVGLAQFGEFGFVLCRLGESTGVIDAEATKPLLAAGIVSMFLTPVFVRVAPHLTAGQRLLAPLEKLIGARSIDEADGGEEHGLSDHVVIVGFGVAGKLVGRALAACDIPFVVLELNADTVRKARAAGERVYYGDATSEEALGHAHLEKARALLLLMNDPDAAKRVVDTAKRVAPGVRILMRARYLLEKQQLLDMGATDVVAEEVEGGVEILARLLRWLDAPRNIIEDRIDEARASTQTTERTMKIPRRSLEEQGGLADLKIDSALVTPTSPAAGHSAAALDVRRTTGALIIAIRRDGKLLDQFDPNNPFVTGDVVYLAGTTDGVKQAVDLLTRKAAPAEGAEAAEAVAD; encoded by the coding sequence TTGGGTGAAATCCCGCTGCTCGACGAGATCGCCATCATTGCAGCGCTCGGAGTTCTCGTTACCGTCATTTTATCGCGATTGCGGCTGCCCACGGTGGCGGGGCTCTTGTTTTCCGGCGCACTCGTTGGGCCCTTCGGGTTCAAGCTGGTCCACTCGATTCATTCGATCGAGATCTTGGCGGAAATCGGCGTTGTTTTGCTGCTCTTCACCATCGGCTTGGAATTTTCGCTGAGCCGGCTGAAAAGCATTTTTCGGCAGGTTGCGCTGGGCGGATTCATTCAAGTGGGTCTGACGACTGCGGTTACGGCGTTCGTCGCGTACGAATTGGGCGAACCCATGGGCCGGTGCATTTTTTATGGGTTCGTCTTTACGCTTTCGAGCACGGCGATCGTACTGCGCGCGCTGGCCGAACGGCGCGAGCTCGACGCTCCACATGGCCGGTTCATCGTGGGTACCTTGATTTTTCAGGATCTATGCGTCGTGCCCATGGTGCTCATCGTGCCCATGCTCGGAAAAGCAGTGTCGGGAGGCGCTGATTCCGCGTCACTCATTGGTCTCGCGCTGGGGAAAGCCACGGCAGTCGTGATTATCACGATTTTGGTTGCGCGCCTCATCGTCCCGCGAGCGCTCGGATGGGTGGCGGCGAGTCGCAGTCGTGAAGTATTTTTGTTGGCAGTTTTGGCGCTGTGCATTGGCACCGCATGGCTCACGGCAAAAGCGGGGTTGTCGCTTGCGCTCGGAGCATTTCTTGGCGGAATGATCGTCGCCGATACCGATTACGGGCATCGTGCAATGGGGGACATGCTTCCCTTGCGAGACGCATTCGTGAGCCTGTTTTTCGTGTCGCTCGGGATGCTCTTCGACATTCGAGTGGTCGCGGAAAAACCACTGCTCGTGGCGCTACTCCTGGTGGGATTTTTCGTCGCCAAGGGGTTTCTCGCGACGCTGGCGGCATTTGCAATGCGGTTTCCGGCGCGCGTCGCGTGGCTGGCAGGCGTTGGGCTGGCGCAATTCGGCGAATTCGGGTTCGTCTTGTGCCGACTCGGTGAATCCACTGGGGTCATCGATGCGGAGGCGACGAAGCCGCTGCTGGCTGCGGGTATCGTGAGCATGTTCCTCACGCCGGTATTCGTTCGCGTCGCGCCGCACCTGACGGCAGGACAACGATTGCTTGCGCCGCTCGAAAAGCTGATTGGCGCTCGCAGCATCGACGAAGCCGATGGCGGCGAAGAGCATGGGCTTTCAGATCATGTGGTGATTGTGGGATTCGGTGTTGCCGGAAAGCTCGTTGGGCGAGCTCTTGCGGCCTGCGACATTCCTTTTGTCGTGCTGGAATTGAATGCAGACACGGTGCGCAAGGCGCGAGCTGCCGGAGAACGCGTCTATTATGGCGATGCTACGAGCGAAGAGGCGCTCGGCCACGCCCATTTGGAAAAGGCACGAGCGCTGCTTTTGCTGATGAATGATCCCGATGCAGCCAAACGCGTCGTGGATACGGCCAAACGCGTCGCGCCCGGCGTGCGGATCCTCATGCGCGCGCGGTATCTGCTCGAAAAACAACAATTGCTCGACATGGGCGCGACGGATGTGGTCGCTGAAGAAGTCGAGGGAGGCGTGGAGATTCTCGCTCGGCTCTTGCGATGGCTCGATGCGCCACGAAACATCATCGAGGACCGCATCGATGAAGCGCGTGCGTCGACGCAGACGACCGAACGTACGATGAAGATTCCACGTCGATCTTTGGAGGAGCAGGGAGGCTTGGCCGATTTGAAAATCGACAGCGCGCTCGTGACGCCCACGAGTCCTGCGGCAGGACACTCGGCAGCCGCGCTCGACGTGCGACGCACGACAGGAGCGCTCATCATTGCGATTCGTCGCGACGGCAAGCTGCTCGACCAGTTCGATCCGAACAATCCGTTTGTCACGGGCGATGTCGTGTACCTGGCGGGCACGACGGATGGCGTCAAGCAGGCGGTGGATCTGCTCACGCGAAAAGCGGCTCCGGCGGAAGGTGCCGAGGCAGCAGAAGCCGTGGCCGATTGA
- a CDS encoding DUF533 domain-containing protein: MFDAQRILGALVSDGLGGGGVRHSRGRRDRDEGFFNRDRNDYRRNDDGILDGVGVGTAVAGAAGLAAAGGLAYMAYKHFSQPSAPAVPGAPGAPGMPGAPAQPGFFNQLLGSSSGPIPPGGAPAMGAGPGYPGAAMPGAPPAGGVSNYGVPTWHNDPSTWGSSAPAPQQQWGGAPNPSPQQWGAAPTAAPPQAAPPQQQWGGPATPPPTQWGAAPTAAPPQAAPPQQQWGGPATPPPTQWGGAPTAAPPHAAPAQQQWGGPATPPPTQWGAAPTAAPPQAAPPQQQWGGPATPPPTQWGAPTNSAPAGPMPPSAQPAAPQYLPQQSPAAPPPQWNAAPNPPAPAPMVAAPAPLAAPNPPAPIAAEPPVAPATPPPQPPQPPATAAPSPEAQADALLLIRAMITAAFIDGQIDPEERARIMSRLAAAGLGPEDQAALAREFDAPQPPFALVGQIRSTQIAEQFYLVSILGAGTETEAERAYLKGLPPMLGLKPDDVARLHQSLGIPPIP, encoded by the coding sequence ATGTTCGACGCGCAGCGGATCTTGGGAGCTTTGGTTTCGGACGGTCTTGGCGGAGGAGGCGTTCGCCATTCGCGAGGTCGTCGTGATCGTGACGAAGGATTTTTCAATCGCGATCGTAATGACTATCGTCGTAATGACGACGGCATCTTGGATGGCGTTGGGGTTGGTACGGCCGTTGCCGGGGCGGCGGGGCTTGCCGCTGCCGGCGGTCTTGCGTACATGGCCTATAAGCACTTTTCGCAACCATCGGCGCCAGCCGTGCCTGGAGCGCCTGGGGCGCCCGGAATGCCTGGAGCGCCAGCGCAACCGGGATTTTTCAATCAGCTCTTGGGGAGTTCGTCGGGGCCGATTCCTCCTGGGGGCGCGCCCGCAATGGGCGCAGGACCGGGATATCCGGGTGCCGCCATGCCAGGAGCGCCGCCTGCCGGCGGTGTGTCCAATTATGGCGTTCCGACGTGGCATAACGATCCGTCGACGTGGGGTTCGAGTGCTCCGGCACCGCAGCAGCAATGGGGAGGCGCGCCAAACCCGTCACCACAACAATGGGGCGCCGCGCCAACGGCTGCACCGCCGCAAGCAGCGCCACCGCAGCAGCAATGGGGAGGCCCCGCGACGCCGCCGCCAACGCAATGGGGCGCCGCGCCAACGGCTGCCCCGCCGCAAGCAGCGCCACCGCAACAGCAATGGGGAGGCCCCGCGACGCCGCCGCCAACGCAATGGGGCGGCGCGCCGACGGCTGCACCGCCGCACGCTGCGCCAGCGCAACAGCAATGGGGCGGCCCCGCAACGCCGCCGCCAACGCAATGGGGCGCCGCGCCGACGGCTGCACCGCCGCAAGCTGCGCCACCGCAGCAGCAATGGGGAGGCCCCGCGACGCCGCCGCCAACGCAATGGGGTGCTCCGACAAACTCGGCTCCCGCCGGTCCTATGCCGCCTTCTGCGCAGCCGGCGGCGCCGCAATACCTTCCGCAACAATCTCCGGCGGCGCCTCCTCCGCAATGGAACGCCGCGCCAAACCCTCCAGCGCCCGCGCCCATGGTCGCTGCGCCCGCACCTCTTGCCGCGCCAAACCCACCCGCGCCTATCGCCGCCGAGCCGCCGGTCGCACCAGCAACTCCGCCACCGCAGCCGCCGCAACCTCCCGCAACGGCCGCGCCGTCACCGGAAGCGCAAGCCGATGCGCTCTTGCTCATCCGTGCGATGATTACCGCCGCATTCATCGATGGCCAAATCGACCCCGAGGAACGCGCGCGCATCATGAGTCGCCTTGCCGCCGCAGGCCTTGGTCCGGAAGATCAAGCCGCACTCGCCCGCGAATTCGATGCGCCACAGCCGCCGTTTGCCCTCGTCGGGCAAATTCGTTCAACCCAAATCGCCGAACAGTTTTACCTCGTGTCGATTCTCGGTGCAGGCACGGAAACCGAAGCCGAGCGCGCATATCTCAAAGGGCTCCCTCCCATGCTCGGATTGAAGCCGGATGATGTCGCGCGTTTGCACCAGAGCCTTGGGATTCCCCCAATTCCATAA